The following nucleotide sequence is from Pseudoliparis swirei isolate HS2019 ecotype Mariana Trench chromosome 7, NWPU_hadal_v1, whole genome shotgun sequence.
gcctttaccctctctctaaggccgagcccgccaccctacggaggaaaccctttaccctctctctaaggcccgcccgccaccctacggaggaaaccctttaccctctctctaaggccgagcccgccaccctacggaggaaactcttTATCctctctctaaggccgagcccgccaccctacggaggaaaccctttaccctctctctaaggccgagcccgccaccctacggaggaaaccctttaccctctctctaaggccgagcccgccaccctacggaggaaactcatttagTCCGTTTGTAtccgcgacctcgttctttcgaaGGCTATCCCCCAGGAGAAAAGCATCATTGGTCAGTTCCGGGTCAGTTCATTATCAGAGTCACTTCCAAGGCCGCCAGCCAGAGCCTTCACAGCTAACGACCTCATATGTCTGACCCGGCAGGGGAAACTTAGTTTTTCCTCCCCTGCAAAGGCGGCGGCCGGTCGATCCTGACATTGCTGGCTAATGTCCGCTCTCCGCGCCGCACATTGTAATCCAGCAGGTCCTCATCTACTCCCACATTCTGtcctttctttcttattttctgtcaacaaaaacaaaatgcggTGACGACATATGAGATGTCTCCACGCGGACGCAGCTCGGAATCTCCAGCTCTAGCCTACTATCTGAACACGACCATGAAACTGGGCACGTGTTAACAGTGGCTAACGTTGGCTCACTAGCTCTTCGGCGCACTGCCTTCTACACAATCCCACCAATGGAGTCGAGGGTTGCGATGTGCCGATACTTTACAATGTGAGAACACGATGCACCGTCGTCTGCACACGACGACAACCACCTTCATTCTGGACACACACTCCGAACACTTCCTCTCTTATCCTTTCGTTTTCCCTTCCATGATAAAAGCCCCGACACATAACCTTTGACCCCGAACACTGCTTCTGTTTCCGTACACTCATGGCGGCTCACAATAACACTGAGTTTTCTTCTCAACTCTTGATGTGATCTGCGAGTTACGGTTAGAGACCGAAGACATGCACAGCAATCAGCACACACATAAAGTTTGAGTATTTACTGTTGAGGTCATTATCAACAGACACGTTCACCCGCCAGCTTGTTGACCATTTCCAGGGCAACCAACTGAAGCTCCTGTCAATCAAGACTCAGACGTGTGCTTCAGCTCAGAGGAGTCATGTGACGGTCAGCATCTCCTCAGTTGTCCCCTTAACAGAAGTAAGTTATGTGTCCGTGAAGCAGTACGTTGATGGTTAATTGAGGAATTTAAAGAGTCCTGTAGGACCAGTTTCTGAGAGTCAGATTTACGCGTGTTACACCACATGTTAGTGGTGTGATTTTGCAATGTGTGCAGTTTTATCATCTGAAATCCACGAGATGATGGGAAAGGCTCCACAGTGGGATTATTCTGAGTACCTCGGTGCAAAGAAAATAGTTATTATAACACTAGTAGCCTATTAGCGTTTAGGCATTTTAGTCATGGCGAGCTAAACATTTAAAATCCTGCCTGGTATAAAGGCTCCTGCACTTCatgtgtgttttggtgtgtgagagacaggaaTGTATCGCCTCCTTTGTGGGAAGAAGTCAGTTTGGCTTACAAGCTAAATTGTCTTGGTTTCCCTGGCAACTGAGcaacataaccccccccccccacacacacacacacacacacaccttctgcctGCCCAGCCAGCCTTAACCACTGGTAGATATAACTGGGGATGTTGTGTCTGCTCTCCTGGGTGTCTGGATATTTGCCTTCAGCTAGAGGACATGGCTGGCAGACGCCGTGACGGAGTCGAGCGAGACGCAGAGGACACAGACAAGCTTCTTTACACAGGTTTTATTTGTACTTCGTTCATCTTTCAGCCTTTTGGGAATTTGCATCTACTCATGTTTAACCTTCTGTCTGCCCTCACAGATATCAACAAGAGCAGCAATGGGCCTGGACTGGACTCTCCCCCCAAACGGGACGCCTGTGACCTTCTCCTCGATGCTATTGATGCTCAGCTCGGTCAGCTGCAGGTCTGTGGTCTTCATTCAGTCCGTCTGCTTGTCTGCATCTGTAATCTGTAATAGAAATGTCTCAAGTAGTAAGTGTGATTAATGTATTTAGGTCCAGCCCCAAAAATGTCAGACGATTTCCAGAGAGCACGGTCGCAAAGATGCAGGTAATTTATGTCATAACACATCATTTTAtaattttcttttccttttcggGTGATAATCTGCGTTTTGATTTTGTTCCTAGCTCTTCTCATTTGGAGTCAATCCCTGAGCAAAGACACAGGGTTTGGGAGTACAGCTCAAACCAATGACACTCCCATGTCTTGTCTTGATTTGATACACACTTCAGAAATGGACCAAACATCAGGTAATATTTCAATATCTGTATTATTACACGGAAAGCGGTTATTTCTAATTTTTCTCAAGCCAAATTATTCCAAAAAGGTTGGCTTTTTTTTAGGCTACCGATAGGAAAATCACACATCCCATTGTCGTCATAACTATACTATGACATTTTTAGGGCATATTGTACTATAGTATATTACACTATACTTAACTATTCATTTTTGTGGAACATGCTTTAATATGATATTTTGCAAGACATATTCCATTGTATAGcaatttctttatttcatacCACTAtgactttttaattaattaaaaaggtaCAACTTTAGGGCATCTTTATGACAAGGTATTGATGAGTAAGTGACATTTAGGTATTTGGCACATGATGGAAAAGTTTACACAAAACCCAAATAAATTTCCAACTCACCTTCCCATTAATCAGTCAATACCACATTAATATTCCTGAGGGATGCTATTGTCCGGCAGGCTTCACTTCGATAAGCTCTGGTTTGTATGGAAGTGTtacctctctccatctcacctCTTCTCTTCAGAAAGGAGCTCAGGTTTCCGAAATGGTCCTGAAACTCATAAAGAAGCTAAACATAAATTAGCTGGAAGAACaacagacacagaggaacgcGTGACTCAGAGGGAACAGGTCATGTGGAGGCTCAAGAGGCTGCTGGGAGACGCATGCAACGAGGGAAGCATGGCTGGAGGAAGCCAGCCTCCTTCAGACAGCATCTGCACCGAGGACTTTGTCAGACGCTTCAGAGACGAGATGATCGAATTGACTTCGCCATCGAGCAATGTGCAGCAACTGGACCAAGAGGAATCGACCGGGAGGACAGTGAGATCCGACTGGGGCAATTGCCAGAGTGAACAAAGAGAACCCAGTGCTCTTAAAGTCAGAACGTTAAGAACAGCAGGAACAGCAACGGCCGGGAAAAGCAGTGAAGACAAAGAGACTGATCACTATCGCCAAAGAAAGGAACTGGAGAAACGTCTTGATGACAGCGATGGAGTGAATACATCATGGAGGGAGAACAGCGGAGCTGGAGAGAGGTCCAACTCACCACAGCGGCGTGGTGACGATGGCAGCAGTGAGTACTCTCTTCACAAACTGTATTTCTCGGGCCCGGGGGGTTACATCTAACTCAAATCTAATGGGCATAACGTGTTGAAATGTATTGAGGCCATTTATTACCCTCAGGGGATGAGCCCTTTGAACACATTTCTGTCTTTATCCCCAAGAATCATACAATGAGTATTGTTTGTATCAGCACTTTTGCATTGTGGGTGATGGTTTACGTTGCAGCCTCCGCAGCACACCACCTTGCCCCTAGAGGTGTGATGATTCGATCTAAAGAGCTTGACTCGAGTGCCAATCTCTCAAATCGTAACCCTGGTGGTAAAATGCGTTCATAAAAATGGGAACATAACCTTGTTGAATAAGTTTCACTATTCAAATTTGAGGTGCTTAGCAGGTCGCACACACAGATTACGCTGCGCCCTCAATCAAAGTCTGGCTAATCCTCTCGGCTATTCACCCACTCAATTTTCTTGGCTGCCAAAAAATATCAGATCCCGACTCCAGATGCACTAAAAAAAATCGTAACCATCCAAATCTGCTCCTACCCATGTGCTAAATGATGAATCCCACTTTATCATAATGGCATGTGGCCTGTTTATTATTCGCATATTATTGTGTTGCGTACAAATACCCTGGTACAAGCCCAAGATTTGAAGAGATGCCAAGAAAATGTGTAATCTCTAAATGTCACGAAACTATTCCTCTCTTTGTTTACACAGGCCAGATGTCCTCTCAGGACAATGTACACACCAGGAGTCCGTCGAAAGCGTTGCGCAACAAGAGAGACACCTCGAGGTAATTCACGtgcaagaacatttaaaaacatgctgATCGCGTTGCTCTTCTCTTCCACGTTTACAAATGGTCACGTTGCGCCTTGTTCTGACGAGCACACTGTGCTTGTTTGTGCGTCACAGACTTGTGTGTTCTTTGGGTGATGAGAAGGACACAGAAGAGGAACTGACTCAGTGGAGCCGCTCCGAGAGAGCGTCGGAGAAGATGCCGTCTGACTGGGCCAAGATGAAACGGCGGCTCTCGACAATCAGACAAGTGCGAATGAATCTTCAGTCGTCTTTAGGAcaatttgagaaatgttttacgCCGATTGTATAAATGATCCTGTGTGTGAGACGTCactttatttgtgtgtctggTTCAGAAATgtgagaaagaggagatgaCGCTACAGAGGAAGAAGACGCAGATAAAAGATGTtgagctctccctctctcaactTCAACAGAGAAGAAAGGTAAAGCGGGGCGTCTTATTTATTCAAAGTGGTGCATCAGAACACTGCACACAGAAGTCTCACTCGTCCTCACAGTTGTTTTTGGTATATGTCCCAGCATGCCTTGCAGGAATTAAAGCAACTGACTGGAGAGACATCaaagatggagaaggagaagagaactCTGAGAGACAGCAGAGCAGAGCAGGAATCTATTAGGTATAAAAACAAACTCCAACTAACTGCGGTGACGTCTCACCGCGTCTACACGACTACGTGCCGTGTAAAGatggtgatgacatcatgaatgtgttctaGCTGCCAGCTGAACGAGCTGCAAAGGCAGAGAGACTCCTGTATCCTCGAGGTAAGAGACACGGGCACAGACCGGCTCTAAGTGACAGTCACATGTTTAATGAGTCAGCACTTTTAGGAGCACACATGTTTGATCCTCCAGCACGGTGCCGGCATGTCAGcgctggagaggaaggagctGGAACGACAGCTGGACGATGCCAAAGCAGAGCTGTTCGCTGAGCAGCGCCGTGCACGAGAGAAACTCGAGTCCATACAAGAGGTATTGTGTGAAGGCCTATTTATAACTAGAATGACAAGAATGACAAACCAAGATCAAAATACAGTATATTTCATGTAATTGTGTTCACACCGTAAACAGACACATATTTAgagtataaaaaaatacaacatccAAAATTATAACTACAACATTATTTGTGTTTGGATTTCAGAGTTTTATTTGGAGTTGaggaaataacaataaaaaatgtCGGTCAACTTTTGGGTCTGCACGGTCACCTCACAGCAGGAGGAACGTTTTAGTTGAGCTGTTTTCTTATTGGTTGAGTGAAACTATAGGAAGAAGGGATTTGTTTTGGTGAGAGAAACAGATACGCCTCCTtgtatgtgttgatgtgtgagcAGAGGCTGGAGGAGACTCACGAGGAGCTCCAGAGAGTCACAGAGGAAGAGCGCTCGCTGAGGAGCAGGTGTGCTTCcctggaagaaaaacaaaagcagaaaaAGGAACAGATCCAGGTGGCGCCTCATTATTATactctactttaaaaaaaaaaaaactatctgCTACTTAAACAGCACACTATCAACATTTTAGTTCATTGATTATTGTGTACTATGCTTGCTGTTGTTTCCATAAGTTTTTCTCTCAGGCAGTAGAGTTTCAGGTTGGCAACCTGCAGGGGGAACTGGAAGAATGCAAGATCAGAGTGGGAACTCAGGACAAGATGCTGGCCCAAAAGGAGCTCCAGATGCTCGATCTGCATCAGCATCGTGGGGCCTTACAAGCAGAGAGGGACGACCTGAGGGCGGAGCTACGGCACATTACAACACAGCACTGCAGCGCACTGAAAGAGGCCCACGAGAAAGCCCACGGGATGACGGTACGTGCTGTTTCTATCAGCTTACGcgacatgttttttgttttgaggCATTGAGCGGggcttccttttttattttattcaggaGGCAGCATTGAAGCAGCAACAGAAACATTTGGCTTTGGCTCACGAGCAGCACGTCCAAAAGGTGACAAACATGTCTGCAAACTAAAAGATCGATTCTTCAAATGACACAACCATAGTTTGATGATGCAGCTGGCTGCTGTGCACTCAGGTGAGTaaggagactaaagaggagaaggaaaacacGTTGAAAGAACACGCTCTGTTTTTCACACGACACATTGAGTCCTTACAGAGTTCCATTCAGGTCAGTGAGTTTCCCTGAAAAACAAATCCTCTCTCACACAATCTTCATGTAAACTGTTGAGTTGTATCCAAAGTGTTGGTGTCACTGGTGGTACTAAAACCTTTGGTATTTTCACAATACACATGCAGTCAGTAAGAAAAGTGTTTCATGCGATACCTAAAGCTAAGAGAAGAAGAGGCAAAGGAGCTGAGGGCttctctggagcagcagcagcagcgtgacgAGCAGCTGCAAATAAAAGCTCTGGAAACGGTACTCTAATAATCCGCTTCCTAAAATGCTCAATATCTGTCCACACGATTGCATTTCATGCACAGTCTGCGTCCCTTTAGGTGCACAAcgcgatagaggaggagaggaagaagtggGAGGCCGAAAAGGTGAAAGCATtgcaggtgcattgtgggatactAGAAGAGCGGAATAGAAAGAGTCTGGAAGGCATCAGGAGTGAGACGCAGCGAGAGAAGAGTAAAGTGGTGGAGCTCAAAACTGTGAGATGAATCACAACGAGACCATCTTTAGTAAATCAGAAACGCAGCCTGCTTCTATTCGGATTTCATTCTCTTTTTATGATTTTGTTTTCAAGAGGGTGCAAGACATGGAGAGTGAACGCTGTGCGCAGCAGAGAGCGCAGGAGTCTTTGCTGGCTGTTCTTTGCAAATCACTTAAAGAGGAGCACCGGGCGGAGTTGCAGACGTCGCAGAGACAGATGGCACAGGTGCAAGAGGAAACCGGAGAAAGCAATCACCTGCAGGCAAACAGAGAGACGTGGTGGCGTAGGATCTgtgacatggtgtgtgtgtggtctgtggcCACAGGAGCGTCAGAGGGCAGTGCTGCGCCTCGAGCAGGCTGCTCAGGTGGCAGAGAAGGAGGCTGACGAGCTCCACATGGCGCTGGAAGAAAGCCAGCGCAGCCATAAGCAGACCACAGCTGagctggagcagcagctcgGGCACTGGGCCCAGGAGCTGGGAGCAGAGTGCCACCATCTACAGCTCCTCGAGCAGCAGACCGGAGCCACGCCCAGTGATGCGCGCCCGGCTCACAGGTGTGAACCCCGCTCGGGGCGACATACACGACCAGTCAAAAGTtcggggtcacttagaaatgtccttatttttcaaagaaaagcagttgtttttttaatgaagctattaaattaatcagaaatacactctttaCATTGTTAGTGTTAaattactattctaggtggactcgctggtttttaatgaaatatttacaactagaacgggcactcggtagagcgcaaacCTTCGCCGCAGTACACAAATATTACACATCGCAGGATAGGGAATTGAATTCTAAACATTTTGAATCTACTTACATGCCAATTGTATAAGAATTGACcgcgttatgattaaaaaaacagcacATTTCGGAAGGTCGTTGACCCCCCTGGCCTTTGACCCCAAAGCGCTAACAAAGGTAATGCCGTCATTATGACAtgtcgtatatcacaagattgggcattgaattatgaacatgttggcattagttgcatgccaattggataaaaatggtccccggataataaccaatcatcccaccgaatttcatgcgattcggtttaatactttttgagttatgcgaataacacacacacacacacacacacacaaataaataaatacacagcgatcaaaacataaccttccgcagaatgcgaaggtaaagatgtatagaggcccatttctaTCACTCCAGTGCtatcatggtacattgtgttttataatcgccttagaagactaatgcaGGGTtataaaacccttgaaaacactttttatgttagcacagctgaaaacagttatgcaggTGAGagaagcgatacaactggccttcctttgagcttgaagtttgaagaacaaaattaatatttcaattttttttatttctaatcttgtcaatgtcttgactatattttctattcattttgcaactcatttgataaataaaagtctgaAGAAATTGTCTGACCCCAAACTTGTGAAGGGTCGTGTACCTATCTGGGCTCGAAGGAGGTGGGTATGTGCGTCGACAACATGATGTGCTTGTAACTGGCGCCTTCCCTTttatttccccctgaagggttatttgggagtttttcctggtcctatgtgaggttttggggcagggatgtctatgtgtacagattgtaaagcactccgagacaaatttgtaatttgtgaaattgggctatacaaataaactgaattgaattgaatcgtgCAGTCCCACAGCAGCTGAGGCTCTGACACACCTGAGGACGCTGCGAGAGCAGCTGAAGCACTCGGTCAACCGTCTGCAGCAGGAGCTCGACTCACAGAAGGAAACCACGGAGCAGTTGAGAAAAGACAAGGTGTAGTTTCCTGTGCCTGGTGTTTGCAAATACAGCACCTCACACGTACCCGTTAAGACGAGTCCATTTCTACAGGAGCGAGAGCTGAGCATCCAGAGGCGGCAGCTGAGGATGGACAGAGACCACGCCTTGGATTCTCTCAAGGAGCGGCTCATTCTGGTATGAACTAGCAGACTGTCGATCCACACAGACGACAGAAAACCCAGCGCAAGATGAAGCAACGTCTTCTGCAGGAGCACGTGGAGGAGTTGAGCCGTCTGAAGCGGCCTCCCGCGTGTGACGGTGGAGCGCTGGCGGGAGGGGCGGCAGCATCTCTTCGGACGCAGCTGAAGGCCAAAGACCTGGATCTCAGGCAGGTTCAGAGCAGCATGGCTCAGTTTGAGGAAGAGTTGACTGCTGAATTAGAGAGGTACCGCTCAAAGAAACAGAatcaagtcaaaataaaagtgtttgaGTGGAAGGAAGTGATTTCTAGACCACTTGGAACCGTGAATCAGGTTTGGGGATGTACGGctcaatccccgcccgagtcgatgtgtccttaaaGCTGGATCGCTCCCTGCAGCTGTGTCCTCTCGGTGTATGAATGTTACATGATTGTAGGTCgtttggatgaaagcgtcagcTCAATGAAATGTTATGTGAAGGTTTGCGCCTCGCTCAAAAATGGCCCCGAATCCAAAATCACTTCATAATGCAGAAACAAAATAGAAATGCAATGCAAATTAAAAAGCAAAAGATATTCTGCTGTTCTGTATTTCAGTTTTACTCTAACTTTACATCCCACAGGTGCAGGACACAGATGTTAAGGGGCAGGTaactggtttctaatgacatactAACCAGCGGTCTGACAAGAGCATGATCTCACACCATAGATGTCAAACTAACTGTTCGTGAAACCGTGACCGTCTACATGTGATGTTACTTCTAAACAACTAACAACTTTTCAAATgcagatttgtttgttttccagaaaCCCATCAAAGCCCCTCGAGGATGAAGGAGAGATGAGGCTCGGTGCGGAGGTGAACGCTTCACTGTTCCGCTGTGGCCGTGAGCACCACGCGCTCACTGTGACCCGCTCAGACAAGATTCAGGATTATTGAACAGAGAAATGTGTCTTTTCCATTTCAGGAAGCTCCGAGATGCGTTCGCTCTCCTTCCCTCCACGTCGTGGACTCTGCTGCCCCCCGCTGCCCGCCAGACGTGTCTTCATTGAAGCTTCTCCGTTACCTGCAGAGCAGAGTCAAGCAGCTGCGTGTGGAAAACCAGGAAAACAACTGGAGCCCGTCGCCTTTAAAAGCAATCGCTTCAGATCGGTCAGGATCCTATCTGACCACAGGGAGTGCATTGTTTGAATAAGCACTGGCGGCATTTCCAGTGGGACAAACTGCAGACATGAGGAGTTGATGCACGCTGAAGTATTTCATTTTGTATGAATGGAACTCCATGGTCAAAATAAATCTACAAATACTTCTTGACAAGGAGGAAGAAGCACAGTTCACGTGGCAtcattattaaaatgtaaatattatttcTGTCCTTGCATATtataatacataaaaaaaatactggTGTCTCCTTTATAGATGGGTCAAGGTCAAGACGTGGCTGGGATTCACATCATAAGTTAAGAAaccttactgtgtgtgtgtgtgtgtgtgttgcacacaCCAGTAATAAATTGTAATGCATTTCAAGCAATTTTTTGTTGCTACATAAATGAATGATTTACTGTTACATGTGCTTAAGATTGCAGATTAACACGCAGGTCAGAGGGACCAATGCCATAACTGAAGCTCTGGTCTCTAGTTTCTGTGTTGAAGCCGTCACGTTTTTATGGCCGAATGACAATGAACTCTGAATGATGAACCGACATGTCACTGACGGTCATGTGACGTCCGTCAGCCTCGTTAAACTGGTCTGTGCAGGAATCTTTAGTTCAATCTGAAATGTTACTAGATGatgaattttaaaataaatatgtttgtatAGATTTCTGGTAAGCCAACGCAAAAATGATGGAGTTTGATTTCAATTAATTAACTTTGTGAAAGTgtaatcttattgtgaaataatCTATAATCTACTCTATAAATCAAGATGGTTTACCTATAATGGCAGTAATTTTCAATTTGTTCGCCGTGCTTTGGGTCACAAGACGTTTCAGAAAGCTGTTGAAAAGGAAGATGAAGTTCTAGTGCCGTGTATTAAACTACTTTCCTGTTTAAGTCAACATCATCGTCAGTCTTTCAGCGCTCGCTCTAACTGAACTGATGAAAACAATCCTCAATAAAGACAAAGATATGATTCGACTTGACCCTAAAGGGGATATTGGACCGAGttaatctatttaatttagttTGACACATTGGAGCCTGCTGCATTCTCTAACCTTGTAGTTCATCGATTCCATTCTTACTGGGTGAATTGTTTTCaatatatatgcgtgtatgtTCCCTTGTGTCATCCCACTGGGACTCCCACTCTTCCTGATCTGTATCGAATGATGAACGCATCGGTTCACTCCATAAGAAAATTGAGCTCACTAAAATCCAGCGAAGTGTCATGAACAAcgtaaacacaaataaaaaaccgTAACACTGGCAGGTTGCAATTGTAATATGAAAATACAATCAAATCAAAAGGtgcatttccatgacttctTAACACATATCATAAAAGCTCAAAGATGGCCTACTTGCCACGGAAGGTAAACCTTCGACCACAACAAGCACAACAGCAAGCAGGACGTCCTGCCGTGAGCGCGGCACACAGGAGCAACAGTCGTGTCCCGTTGACGACGCCCACAAGCTCAACAGAAACATCGTACAAAACTCAGATGCTGCACACTGATGTTGAACAAAGAACTTCATATTTACAGCACATCAGTGTCGTTGGCCGGGCTTTGGAAAAATAAGATCTCATTTCTAAGGGCATGGTACATTCTGTAAAATGGTATAAAATTGGTTTTCTAAGACAGTCTGTAGAACTCGTCAAGGTCTTGAGATCTCGACAGTCGTCTTAAGAGTTTTACATGAATAAAGCGGATTAATTAGGTCAACATTTTTGTCACACGTTACATATAGTTGAATGAGATAAtggtgaaaataaaaaaaattaactgagTGACAGAAGCAGAAA
It contains:
- the LOC130196896 gene encoding centrosome-associated protein CEP250-like — protein: MEKEKRTLRDSRAEQESISCQLNELQRQRDSCILEHGAGMSALERKELERQLDDAKAELFAEQRRAREKLESIQERLEETHEELQRVTEEERSLRSRCASLEEKQKQKKEQIQFFSQAVEFQVGNLQGELEECKIRVGTQDKMLAQKELQMLDLHQHRGALQAERDDLRAELRHITTQHCSALKEAHEKAHGMTEAALKQQQKHLALAHEQHVQKVSKETKEEKENTLKEHALFFTRHIESLQSSIQVSEFP
- the LOC130196892 gene encoding trichohyalin-like, whose amino-acid sequence is MRYLKLREEEAKELRASLEQQQQRDEQLQIKALETVHNAIEEERKKWEAEKVKALQVHCGILEERNRKSLEGIRSETQREKSKVVELKTRVQDMESERCAQQRAQESLLAVLCKSLKEEHRAELQTSQRQMAQERQRAVLRLEQAAQVAEKEADELHMALEESQRSHKQTTAELEQQLGHWAQELGAECHHLQLLEQQTGATPSDARPAHSPTAAEALTHLRTLREQLKHSVNRLQQELDSQKETTEQLRKDKERELSIQRRQLRMDRDHALDSLKERLILEHVEELSRLKRPPACDGGALAGGAAASLRTQLKAKDLDLRQVQSSMAQFEEELTAELERNPSKPLEDEGEMRLGAEEAPRCVRSPSLHVVDSAAPRCPPDVSSLKLLRYLQSRVKQLRVENQENNWSPSPLKAIASDRSGSYLTTGSALFE